Genomic window (Salvelinus namaycush isolate Seneca chromosome 10, SaNama_1.0, whole genome shotgun sequence):
TAATTGCCAAAATCTTGAATTATCCCTTTAATCAGGTCAAACTGTCATTTCCTtttgtctgttttttttgttaactTGAATTTCTCTGAGTGCACTGCTACCTTCCTGAAGAAACTGGATACCTTCTAAGATATTTCTACTCATGTTTCTACTCATATTTCTACTCATGTTTCTACTCATATTTCCACTCATGTTTCTACTCATGTTTCTACTCATTTCTACTCATGCTCATAATAAAACATGTTAAAGGTCAATTCATGACCTGGTGAGTAGTTATACAAAGCTCAGGTTGTATGTACATACACGTTTTATCAACCACTATCTTCTAAATGCTGATGATATATGGGTTAAATGGTCAACTATCAATATGAAAGGTGAGAGATCAGTCCCCCTTATCTGAAAATTGAATAGGGAAAGAGTCTTTAAGATAGTTGTGCTTAATAATGGTGTAACATAGGTGAATAGATTGTTCCACTTCATAATAGTTCAATATGATAACATAATGGGAAGGTTTTTCAGTAGACATATTTATGACATCATAGATTATTGCATATTGATTACCTAATGCCATAAATTGTTGACATCATGACATCCCaatataatgacattattacagTGTAGTTGTGGGATGACATAATGAGTTCATTTTGTGAGCATCATTACTTTATTATGACATCATAATGCATTTCATATCCGTTtatatcagggatgggcaactttgattgggatgggggccacaaaaaatctgaactcatcatgagttGCTCgaggtctgcgtacccacatcccaGCAGGTAATTtaattcaaatcaaactttatttgtcacatgcgctgaatacaacaagtggagaccttaccgtgaaatgcttacttacaagcccttattaaccaacagtgcagttcatgaagagttaagaaaatatttaacaaataaacgaaataaaaaaattataaaaagtaacacaataacataacaataacgagtttatatacagggggtaccggtaccgagtcagtgtgcgggggtacaggttagaggtcatttgtacatgtaggtagggtgacaatgcatagataataaaaacagtgagtagcagcagtgtacaaaacaaataggggggggtcaatgtaatagtccggtggccatttgattaattgttcagcagtctactggcttgggggtagaagctattaaggagccttttggtcctagacttggcgctccggtaccacttgccgtgcggtagaagagaaaaaagtctatgacttgggtgactggagtctctgacaattttatgggctttcctctgacaccgcctattatataggtcctagattgcaggaagcttggccccagtgatgtactgggcccgtacgcactaccctctgtagcgccttacggtcagatgccgagcagttgccataccaggcggtgatgcaactggtcaggatgctctcgatggtgcagctgtataacttttttaggatctggggacccatgccaaatcttttttgtATCCTGAGGGTgaaaaggttttgtcatgccctcttcacaactgtcttggtgtgtttggaccatgatagatcgtgggtgatgtggacaccaaggaacttgaaactcttgacccgctccactacagccccgttgatgttaatgggggcctgttcggcccgccttttcctgtagtccacgatcagctcctttgtcttgctcccattgagggagaggtcgttgtcctggcaccacactgccagttctctgacctccttcctataggctttctcattgttgtcggtgatcaggcctaccactgttgtgtcgtcagcaaacttaatgatggtgttgaagtcgtgtttggccacgcagtcgtgggtgaacagggagtacaggagggaactaagtacacacccctgaggggccccagtgcagaggatcagcgtggcagacgtgttgttgcctacccttaccacctgggggcggcccgtcaggaagtccaggatccagttgcagagggaggtgtttagtcccagggtccttagcttagtgatgtactttgtgggcactatggcgttgaacgctgagctgtagtcaatgaacagcattctcacataggtgttccttttgtccaggtgggaaagggcagtgtggagtgcgattaagattgcgtcatctgtggatctgttggggcggtatgcgaattggagtgggtctagggtatccaggaggatgctgttgatgtgagccatgaccagcctttcaaagcacttcatggctagcgacgtgagtactacggggcggtaatcatttaggcaggttaccttcacttccttgggcacagggactatggtggtctgcttgaaacatgtaggtattacagactcggtcagggagatgttgaaaatgtcagtgaagacacttgctagtttgtccacgcatgctttgagtacatgtcctggtaatccatctggccccgcggctttgtgaatgttgacctgtttaaaggtcttgctcacatcggctaccgacagtggtatcacacagtcatccaaaacagctggtgctctcgtgcatacttcagtgttgcttgcctcgaagcgagcatgttAACACATTTAGATAACTGGCCACAAAACTGGccgtattctactattctaactcacaacattaagttgagaccctgagttccccccccccaaaaaatgaaatgttttatttttcacATACACCGGACagatgcagtgaaatgtgttgttttacatggtcagccatagtagtacactGCCCGTGGAGCAAATTAGGGGTATTATTCTAGCAATGTGTGTTTTACAGAAGATTAAAATAAACTGTAGCCTACGACAATGTTACATTATGAGATTACAATGTTTCAATACACAAGAAACAAATGTATCATTTCTGAAATGAGGGAACAGTTATAACACAGAatatccattatattgaccagatacccatatggcagcgcacaattggcccagcgtcgtccgggttaggtttTGGCCAgagaaggccgtcattgtaaataacaatttgttcttaactgacttgcctagttaaataaaggttaaataaaataaaataaattctaATGGCTgctctaacaatgaaaataaatggcTACGGTCGAGTGGATCAGTTTTGTCAAGTCAGTGACCATCGTTGGTCACcacctttcaaagtgtgttgcattatgaGGATTAAAATTGTCCGACTTGCGTCTACATGTCGACTGCATGAACATTACAAAAACCATGTCATCAAAGGTAATTAAGTTTTAACTGCAGTCGACTGCAAGTTTCTGCAGTTGTCTTCATCAACTTCATGCTGCAGCCATCGCCTGCATTGTGGGAGactctattgtcaaccaatcatttaGGGTGGTTTTGTTTGACCCACACGACCAAAGACGTGACCAAAGACATGACTGAAATAGAAACCAACTTTGCCGCAATTCCCGCAAATCGTGTATACAGTGGAAATGTAAACATTTATGAATGTGATATTTGAGGCTCTCTCACCAATTGattgtacaatgtacacacaTACATCAGTCCGACTTTTGGCTGTCGCAGATACACCTCACCCAACTTCCCTCCTCGACTTTCGTCTAGTCAGTTGCTTTCACCTTACCAGTCAAACGAGCCAATTTTCTTGAAAAATTTAAGGCAGTCTGGGGTgagcaagatcaggtgggaccattctagccaatgagagggcagatacgcgaGTGACCAACAGGCACAACGTTTTCCACTAGATACCACAAACACAAAGTCCACATTTGCTATCATAAAATTTGCTTTTTGCTCTTcatttaaggttaaggttaggcgtagggttagcagtgtggttgaggttagggttaggtttcaaatcacatgttaagaagagaaattgttgAAATAGGCTAGGTTTATGACTTTGTTAACTATTGACGACCaggcacaactccgatataaatgtttttttctcaaagtttCCGGGAtatcacgtgtcctacttatatcagtacactggTAATAACCTAGTCGTTAAGAAACTTGTATTCGATCATCAATTAAGCCACACGTAGCAAATAATCCTTTCAATGTTTTGTTAACTACATTCGCCATTCTCTCATTGACCTCAATACAAAACCCCCTCGCTTAGTGAGCGAAAAAAACGGAAAAAATCGCCACCTGCTACCGATTTTGGCCTACTTATCCTTCTCGCGTCGACTCTTCCTTTCTGATTATAATGTAACACATTTGCCGTGGTGGTTCATGGGAAGAAAATTTGCCACCTCCCACTTCCTCTGTTCCTGTTTATATTTCTCCCTATTCAATTGTAGTTATTGATAGAGCTTTGAGTAGAGTGATGAATGAAAGGCAGTGTGATTTCTTATAGTTTACCAGTATTATTAGTCTTTTAGCGGCAACATCACTCCACAATCGTACAGACAGTAGTCGATTGGAATTTACTACCAGGGTTTGCGTCTTAGATCTTAAAAGGGCAACTGAATCATGGCGGGTGGGACCCCTTATAATTTACAAGACTGAGTCAACTAAACATAACGAGGTGAGGTGGACCCCTCTTTTAGAATTTGCAAATGTAAAATAAAACAACACATACATTTACACAGTGATCTTCAAAAATACATTATCACATGAATGTAGTCGTTAGCGTTTCACACATTTCAGTTTACCCTCTCATTCTGAACAGCTCTTCTGTTTTATTAGGTGTCAAAGGATGGGGGAAATAATTTCAGCTGTCATATTTTGACACTCAAAGACATTTTATGGTATTTCAATAATTATAATGGCCAGTGTGAAGTTAACATTGAGATATTTTGTGAAACTTTCTTGTTGTTTATGCCAAGGGTGATGGAGCAGATTAATGACCCTATGACCATGGTGTCGGAGTCTACTCCAGACACCATCAGACAGCAGAGGCGCAGGGAGCTGGACGCTCGGCGGAGTAAGTCTCGTGTGCGTCTGGGGTCATGCCTGCAGAGCTGGGGTCAGCTGAAGAACCACCTGGGATTCTCTCTGCACTCTGAGCTCGCCAACTACCTACTGCAGAGGTAAGGCCTCAGACCAGACTGGGCTGGTGGTGGCACTGGTAACAAACAGCACACAATCTTCATGGCTCATATTTATTACACAACTATAACATTGGAGTAATATGATGTTGGCTATTATTCATTTTGTTAAATTTCTTTTCACTCTCTTCTCTTCAGCTATTTTTCTAAAGTGTGTGCCAAATGCTCAGGTAAAGACCTGTTCCCATAACATACAGTTTGCAGTTTCATTCATGTTGAATATGTATGAACAAAGCCTGTGTTTTTTGAATGATGATGTAAAAGTGTGTTTGGTCTTGGTCCACTAGACAATATGAAAGGGGATACGACTGCCTTGGTGACATCAAGAGAATCTCTGCATCGCCTCGTCCTATTGGTCCACACCCACGGGCAACAGTGCCCCTTCCCACCAACCCTCCAATCTGACACTGCCAGAGAGAAGCAGGCAGCTGACACAGAGGGGAGCCAGTCAAAGGGAGAGACAGTGAAGCAGAGAACAGGCCCAAAGCACTTACCACCTCAGACAGGTGCAAAGGACTGTAGTTCTCCAGAGGAGGGCCTCTCTCCATGTGCTCAGGGGAAGGAAATGAGAGAACCCTCGGATGTGTTAGAGGCAGAACTGTGTCTGCACTATGTCTGTGAGGGAGGGCATCTGCTTTCATGGCAACCTAGTCAGAGTGGCTGTGATGAAGAGAGGGgggcaggagagagggaaggagagattgTGGAGGGGGATATTACCCCTGCAGGTCCAACTATGTccaaagggaggagaggagcaaaGGAGCCCAAGAAGGAGAGTGTCACAGGGACGGGTCGTCTTACTGTGAGGAGGACTAGGGCTCGTGGTGGAGCAAGGTCTGTGGTGATCCAAGAGGAGGCACAACAGCCAGGAGAGGAGACGATGGACCTGACAACCCTAAACTCTGGAGAGAGCAACTCAAAAGGTTCATTAAGAAATATTAATTAGAATTTCCTGATTAGTTCTGAAATGCCAGTGTTGACTCAACATCACTATGTTGTTTGGTCACATCCAGGAAGTGAGAATGCACAGGAAGGGTCAGTGGCAGGAAGTGACACAATGCCAGCAGAGTCCTTGCAGTCATTGGAGGATTGGTAAAGTTGAATAATTTGCTTCATGCACAACTCCTTGGATGTATTTGTTGTTCAAATCATAATCAACCCAACCTCATGGTGATCTAAGTTTTCATAGGCGGCTGCCTATGGAATGTAATGATCATGACGATGATAAGGAGCACAACCCAGACAACATCACTGGAGAGAAGGATGTCCCTTCACCCGGCAGGTTTTAATTGCACAGTTTAATCATCTAAGAAGGAAATACATGTGAATGAACATGTTGGAAAAATGTATGAGTACTTTGTTGAACTTCATAGTGATGTAACTGTAGTACACGAGAACCTGAAGGGGGACACAGAGTAAAGCAGTTCAGTCAGAGGTTGCGTTTACACAGGCTGCCCAATTCCGATATTTTTTTCACAAATTAATATTTTTTACCAATCAGATCAGTTCTGATCAGATTTGAAAATATctttgtgattggtcaaaagggTATTTAGAGGATAAAATATCAGAATAGGTGTCACGGCTGttggaaaaagaggaccaagttgcagcgtggtaggcgtacatacttttaatagtagatgtcgccaacaaaacaataaacaataccaaaacaaaccgtgacgctcaaaggctatgtgccctaaacaaagttaacttcccacaaacacaggtggaaaaaagagctacctaagtatggttcccaatcagagacaacaatagacagctatccctgattgagaaccatacccggccaaaacatagaaatagaaaatcatagaaacacaaaacatagaatgcccaccccaactcacaccctgaccaaaccaaaatagagacataaaaaggatctctaaggtcagggcgtgacagtacccacccccaaaggtgcagactccggccgcaaaacctaaacctataggggagggtctgggtgggcatctatccgcggcggcggctcaggtgcgggacgcagaccctgCTCCAccgctggctcaccccactttggtggcacctctggtgcggggaccctcgccgccgaccccgaactggggaccctcgtagcgggccccggattGGGcgccctcgtagcgggccccggactgggtgCCCTCGTagtgggccccggactgggcaccctcgcagcgggccccggactgggcgcccgtcgctgggggccccggactggaggccgtcgctggaggctccgggctggaggcatAGAAACAtaaaatgcccaccccaactcacgccctgaccaaaccaaaatagatacataaaaaggatctctaaggtcagggcgtgacaatagggctgcctgtgtaaacgcagccagagAGAGATACATTAAGTTGGGGACAAGGAGAAGGTGGCTTTTGATGGTATTTTCTCATACTTCCTTAATTTGCCAGATTGGATTATATGATTAAAACCATTAAATGTATTTTCAAGTAAAATATTATTGAGATGAAAGTCATGAAAGCGAACATGGTTCAAAGAATTCTTATCACCACATACTGTGCAATAAATTTAATAAATTTTCTTTCATTTGGTTTGGATTTTATAGACCGGAGCCAGCCGACAATGTTTCTCAGATTGTCAGCAAAAAGAAAAGGTTTGTGCATTGTCACTTAAAAGTTATTATGTAGAATACTGTTTATTACTAATTTATGTATTTCTCACTTGTATATTTCTATCTGTTTATTGTCATCCCAATTTAATGTTCCCAGAAAAACAACACCGAAAGCAATCTTGCCTTGTGAGTTTGATGGCTGTGGGAAGATCTTCTCCTCTCGGCAGTACCTCAATGTGAGTTCAGCAGTATAGCTGAAGATGACCACTTACTGATTAAGGTAAAATACACAAAACCCCAATCTATCTCATCTCACACTTAATTCAGCATCATATGAAGTACCAGCACTTCCACCAGAGGACGTTCACCTGCTCTCACACTCCCTGTGGGAAGTCCTTCAACTTCAAGAAGCACCTGAAAGAGCATGAGAAGCTGCACAGCAGTGAGGCTCAACATTTCACTTCTAGGATTCTTTATTATCATCCTTTGCTTCTGCTCATTATGCTGAAATAATGATTGTCTGAGTAGCTATTTGTAGGGCCCTGTGTTTCTTCAGTCGCAGAGTCAGGAAGAACTCAGGTCCCTAACATTTTCATATACAGTACAGAGCAACCACAGATGCTCTgaacctggtactgtatgtaatcaCTCTCTCTGGCTTTTGTGTATTGAGACCAGAGGGACTTCATCTGTGAGTTCTGTGCCCGAGCTTTCCGCACCAACAGCCACCTTCTCATCCACCGCCGCAtccacaccggagagaaaccgaTACAGTGAGTATTCTCTGTCATAGTGTTTGTCACACAGTGTAGAGTAGTAACACTATTATTAGGACTTCTACTATGGATCCTGTATATGTTATATGACACTATTTCTGTACATCTGTAGTGATCCTTATGCATgttcatccctctccctctctaccaggTGTGAGGTATGTGGCTTCACCTGCCGCCAGAAGGCCTCACTCAACTGGCACATGAAGAAGCACAACGCTGAGAGCAGTTACCAGTTCCCCTGTGAGATCTGCGGCCGGCGCTTTGAGAAGAGTTACAACCTGACCGCTCACCACCGCAAAAGCCACCCTGACTAGACCTTGAGcctcaccatcaccaccatccccaACACTGACTCACCCCCCCCacgccccttccctgtccctgcAGAACAATGACCACACCACCACAGCCATAGGCACAGCAACAGATGACTGCTTTATCATTGGCGTGACATGAAACCATGATGCTGTGTTTTGCCCTGTGTCTACACATGTAGAAAGTGTGTAAATAATGCCCCCTTTGGTCTTTTGTCACCCAAATGTCCAGTAGGTCAGTGGCTCCAATGCAGTCCATGGACAATCTTCATACTGAATACAAGCAGTCTCCCCTTCGTCCCTATGTGTGTTTTTGTTACACGACTCAATATTCTTTGGAGTAAGAACGGTAATGATCGAGAAGACTACCTTTGGATGTTGCTTTTGTATAAATCTATTACTATGTAGCTTTATTTATGAGGAAAGTACAGTATGTCAAAGGGAAGGAAGGGGGAAAATAAAAAGTTTGTGTTTTACATTTTGTTTTATCATTTTGAATTATCAGACTAATCACGTTACACATGTTATCAATGAGGAAATGTTGTTTAATATATGACTAAACCCCCTTTAAAGCTAGAATCTGTAGTTTCTACATAAATGTTTTGAcgtataaattaatgatatatacccattggttcttgaagaatataacttataaatgcctcatgaacttagttcaactgtcgtactccatcagaacccaaaatatgagcgTGTTATGCTCCAATATTTGTGAacaaaatacatgtaaacaaacactgtatagtttcaagttttattaagTCTCATGTACAGAAAATGCATGGTATACATCATCCAACTAAATCCTTACCTTAAGGTTCCTTCTCTTTCAATGCAACAACTACAacaaatagtaaaaaataagaatacgaacataaaaATGGCAGAATAGAAGAAACCTTTTAGCTCAAGTGTAATACATAATTTATATTAcaatatttacacaagtattgGGGAAGGGGGTCAAgtgtaaagcctcaaaacatgattaaaactataattgtgatatcatggatggtcagtccttgcacaCATAGCTTTCACTTTGAATTGGAGAGCATTTCTCCAGGCCCAACTCTCAGCTCTTTACCAAAACTATTTACTAAAACACAGGCAGGGtaactgctttgttattgtttcaattaaggatgcCATCTTTAATCTTGCTTTCAATACGTCAGTCTTATTGATTGAAGCCCACATTGGC
Coding sequences:
- the znf692 gene encoding zinc finger protein 692 gives rise to the protein MEQINDPMTMVSESTPDTIRQQRRRELDARRSKSRVRLGSCLQSWGQLKNHLGFSLHSELANYLLQSYFSKVCAKCSDNMKGDTTALVTSRESLHRLVLLVHTHGQQCPFPPTLQSDTAREKQAADTEGSQSKGETVKQRTGPKHLPPQTGAKDCSSPEEGLSPCAQGKEMREPSDVLEAELCLHYVCEGGHLLSWQPSQSGCDEERGAGEREGEIVEGDITPAGPTMSKGRRGAKEPKKESVTGTGRLTVRRTRARGGARSVVIQEEAQQPGEETMDLTTLNSGESNSKGSENAQEGSVAGSDTMPAESLQSLEDCFHRRLPMECNDHDDDKEHNPDNITGEKDVPSPGRPEPADNVSQIVSKKKRKTTPKAILPCEFDGCGKIFSSRQYLNHHMKYQHFHQRTFTCSHTPCGKSFNFKKHLKEHEKLHSNQRDFICEFCARAFRTNSHLLIHRRIHTGEKPIQCEVCGFTCRQKASLNWHMKKHNAESSYQFPCEICGRRFEKSYNLTAHHRKSHPD